Proteins found in one Zea mays cultivar B73 chromosome 1, Zm-B73-REFERENCE-NAM-5.0, whole genome shotgun sequence genomic segment:
- the LOC100281425 gene encoding Protein NRT1/ PTR FAMILY 2.10: protein MEGAADHKRQVDDKPPYAAVDDTMTTTTKKMVEEQLSDDAGGGGELPEQNYRGWKAMPYVIGNETCEKLGTIGTTANLLVYLTTVYGMSGASAATLLSLWSGTVNLAPLLGAFLSDTYMGRYATIAFASMASFLGMIVLTLTAAVPSLHPAANSSTTGGPSSLQMAVLLASFALLAVGAGGIRPCNLAFGADQFDPRTPAGRRGINSFFNWYYFTFTIAMMVSATVIIYLQSDVSWALGLAVPATLMGLSCALFFMGTRLYVRVPPEGSPFTSFAQVLVAAARKRRLPAPRADLYDPPHRSSLISKIAYTDQFLCLDKAAVRTPEDGPAPNPWRLCTLQQVEEVKCLARLLPVWSSGIVYYIVLTNLGNYNVLQAMQTDRRVGRGGFHIPAGSFVVFNMLALTLWLPFYDGVLVPAMQRLTGREGGITQLQRIGTGIVLSIVTMLVAAAVERHRRRLGDSASCFLLVPQQMLAGLSEAFGIIGQVDFYYKQFPENMRSVAGAMLFLAFAIASYASGLMVSVVHRTTGGPDGRPDWLAQDLNQGHVDLYYLLIAAMAAVNLVYFVACARWYRFKNPAAADVEQLELELEGKAAAPPV, encoded by the exons ATGGAAGGAGCGGCCGACCATAAGCGGCAGGTGGACGACAAGCCGCCGTACGCCGCCGTGGACGACACCATGACCACCACCACGAAGAAGATGGTGGAGGAGCAGCTCTCAGAcgacgccggcggcggcggcgagctgcCAGAGCAGAACTACCGTGGATGGAAGGCCATGCCCTACGTCATAG GGAACGAGACGTGCGAGAAGCTGGGCACCATCGGCACCACGGCCAACCTGCTGGTGTACCTCACCACCGTGTACGGCATGTCGGGCGCCAGCGCCGCCACCCTGCTCAGCCTCTGGTCGGGCACCGTCAACCTGGCGCCGCTCCTGGGCGCCTTCCTCAGCGACACCTACATGGGCCGCTACGCCACCATCGCCTTCGCCTCCATGGCCTCCTTCCTCGGCATGATCGTCCTCACCCTCACCGCCGCCGTGCCGTCGCTCCACCCTGCCGCCAACAGCAGCACCACCGGCGGCCCCTCGTCCCTCCAGATGGCCGTGCTCCTCGCCTCCTTCGCGCTGCTGGCCGTCGGCGCCGGCGGCATCCGGCCCTGCAACCTGGCCTTCGGCGCCGACCAGTTCGACCCGCGCACCCCAGCCGGCCGCCGGGGCATCAACAGCTTCTTCAACTGGTACTACTTCACCTTCACCATCGCCATGATGGTCTCCGCCACCGTCATCATCTACCTCCAGAGCGACGTCAGCTGGGCGCTGGGGCTGGCCGTGCCGGCCACGCTCATGGGCCTCTCCTGCGCGCTCTTCTTCATGGGCACGCGCCTCTACGTCCGCGTCCCGCCCGAGGGCAGCCCCTTCACCAGCTTCGCGCAGGTGCTCGTCGCCGCCGCGCGCAAGCGacgcctgcccgcgccccgcgccgaCCTCTACGACCCGCCGCACCGGAGCAGCCTCATCTCCAAGATCGCGTACACCGACCAGTTCCTGTGCCTCGACAAGGCGGCCGTGCGCACCCCTGAGGACGGCCCCGCCCCcaacccctggcgcctctgcacgCTGCAGCAGGTGGAGGAGGTCAAGTGCCTGGCGCGCCTGCTCCCCGTCTGGTCCTCCGGCATCGTCTACTACATCGTGCTCACCAACCTCGGCAACTACAACGTGCTCCAGGCCATGCAGACCGACCGCCGCGTCGGCCGCGGGGGCTTCCACATCCCCGCGGGCTCCTTCGTCGTCTTCAACATGCTGGCGCTCACCCTCTGGCTCCCCTTCTACGACGGCGTGCTCGTGCCGGCCATGCAGCGCCTCACCGGGCGCGAGGGCGGCATCACCCAGCTGCAGCGGATCGGCACGGGGATCGTCCTCTCCATCGTCACCATGctcgtcgccgccgccgtcgagCGCCACCGCCGCAGGCTCGGCGACTCCGCCTCCTGCTTCCTGCTCGTGCCGCAGCAGATGCTGGCCGGCCTGTCCGAGGCCTTCGGCATCATCGGACAGGTCGACTTCTACTACAAACAGTTCCCGGAGAACATGCGCAGCGTCGCGGGGGCCATGCTCTTCCTGGCATTCGCCATCGCCAGCTACGCCAGCGGCCTCATGGTCAGCGTCGTGCACCGGACCACCGGAGGCCCCGACGGCCGCCCCGACTGGCTGGCGCAGGACCTCAACCAGGGCCACGTCGACCTCTACTACCTGCTCATAGCCGCCATGGCGGCGGTCAACCTAGTCTACTTCGTCGCCTGCGCGCGCTGGTACAGGTTCAAGAACCCGGCCGCCGCCGACGTCGAGCAGCTGGAGCTGGAGTTAGAGGGAAAGGCCGCAGCGCCTCCTGTCTGA